A single Anopheles arabiensis isolate DONGOLA chromosome 2, AaraD3, whole genome shotgun sequence DNA region contains:
- the LOC120901842 gene encoding uncharacterized protein LOC120901842 translates to MSFGTIWVAAALALGLTVLPQVTGVKHVDIFQQFNDGSFEASQKSSDGSLDPLDEEDIRTEQPTSCVEEVLPTDPLELHEKLENETDIPRMVVQNISRPNLGELFQKLTTGFFSLNLFQIGQHVRGVLVSIKSRMMAYTNDAVAKFEHLRHRTMRAVKRKMDELNEQIRTYFQNEFVEYRDVCLPDEDHCMKLLHAQIDQYEQRLRTNVEECHDKLADHLAEQRREIDAAQQLMGEPYRKMDGCLNRDAGFGRSFLACSGSAVANLAQLTTASMQSFADRMTFLSSKFTRRVDKFEKCVVKRRQLMKQNEREVVEKSKSCFKKQQSQPEAFF, encoded by the exons ATGAGTTTCGGGACGATCTGGGTAGCGGCAGCACTTGCTCTAGGATTGACGGTGTTGCCACAAGTGACAGGTGTCAAACACGTCGACATATTTCAG CAATTTAACGATGGAAGCTTCGAGGCAAGTCAAAAATCATCGGACGGATCGCTAGACCCTTTGGACGAGGAAGACATCCGCACGGAACAGCCGACGAGCTGCGTCGAGGAGGTGCTGCCGACCGACCCGCTAGAGCTGCACGAAAAGCTGGAAAACGAAACGGACATTCCGCGTATGGTGGTGCAAAACATCTCCCGACCGAATCTGGGCGAGCTGTTCCAAAAGCTCACCACGGGCTTCTTCAGCCTGAACCTCTTCCAGATCGGCCAACACGTTCGCGGCGTCCTGGTCAGCATCAAGAGCCGCATGATGGCGTACACCAACGATGCCGTTGCCAAATTTGAGCACCTACGCCACCGGACGATGCGTGCGGTAAAGCGCAAGATGGACGAGCTTAACGAACAGATCCGCACCTACTTCCAGAACGAGTTCGTGGAGTACCGGGACGTGTGCCTTCCGGACGAGGACCACTGCATGAAATTGCTGCACGCCCAGATTGACCAGTACGAGCAGCGGTTGCGCACGAACGTGGAAGAATGTCACGACAAGCTGGCGGACCACTTGGCCGAGCAGCGGCGCGAAATAGACGCAGCACAACAGCTGATGGGCGAACCGTACCGTAAGATGGACGGTTGCCTGAACCGGGATGCCGGTTTTGGGCGCAGCTTCTTGGCCTGCAGTGGCAGCGCCGTGGCGAATCTGGCCCAACTAACCACGGCATCGATGCAATCGTTCGCCGACAGGATGACCTTCCTGTCCAGCAAGTTTACGAGGCGTGTGGACAAGTTTGAAAAGTGCGTCGTGAAGAGACGGCAGCTGATGAAGCAAAACGAACGTGAGGTGGTGGAGAAGTCGAAGAGTTGCTTCAAGAAACAACAGTCTCAACCGGAAGCTTTCTTCTGA